In Pseudomonas coleopterorum, the genomic window TCAGTGTCGAGCGCAAGGTTTATCCCGGCGTGACCCACGAATTCTTCGGCACCGCTGCAGTGGTGAAAAAAGCCGAGGAAGCCCAGATGTATGCAGGCGAGCGTCTGAAAGCCGACCTGGCCAAATAATAAAGACCCAGCGTGATAACCGTACGACCTGAGCAGAGGCATGCACATGAACCATTCTTCGGATAACCCATTGGCGGACCGTTCACTGCCGGAAGGTGGATTGACCGTCACTCCGCTGGTGTTTGAGCCTTCATTCGAGCAGGTGCCCGATGACGAGGCTGAAACCAGCCAAGAGCTTAATCAGGTGATGCGCAGCATCCTGGATACGACGTTCGAAGACGGCGGCCACGCGTTGCGTGGCGTGCATGCCAAGGCTCACGGGCTGGTACGGGGTCATATCACAGTACTCGACGGTCTTCCTGCGCCTTTGGCGCAGGGCGCCTTTGCCGTCCCTGGCACACTGCCGGTGGTGATGCGCTTTTCCACCAACCCGGGTGACATTCTGGACGACAAGGTCTCTACACCCCGTGGCTTGGGGCTGAAGATCGTCGGCGTTCAGGGCGAGCGCTTGCCGGGCAGTGAAGGCGATGTGACCCAGGATTTCGTGATGCAGAACGCCAAGGCGTTCACCGCTGCCACGCCCAAGGCGTTCTTGAAGAGTCTCAAACTCTTGGCCAAGACCACAGACAAGGGGCCTGGTCTGAAGAAGGCGTTTTCGGCGCTGCTTCGTGGCGTGGAGTCGGTGATCGAAACCATGGGCGGTGAAAGCGGTACGCTCAAGAGCATGGGCGGGCATCCGCTGACCCATGTGCTGGGCGAAACCTTCAATACCGTCGTGCCGTTTCTGTACGGTAACCACTACGCCAAGCTGGAAGTGGTGCCAGTGGCCCGATCGCTGACCGATTTGACCGATCAACCCGTCGATCTGGACGGCAAACCGGACGGACTGCGTGAAGCAGTCACCGAATATTTCGCAACCCAGGGGGGTACGTGGGAAGTGCGTATCCAGCTGGCAACCGACCTTGAGGAAATGCCGATCGAGGATGCTTCCAAGCAGTGGTCGGAAGAGCTGAGCCCCTTCGTGACCGTCGCCCGCATCGAAGTGCCGGCCCAGGCCGCATGGTCGGAGGAAAGCATTCAGACGATCAACGAGCGGATGTCGTTCAGCCCTTGGCATGGTCTGGCGGCGCACCGTCCGCTGGGGGGTGTCATGCGTGTGCGCAAACCCGCCTACGAGATGTCCTCCGGCTTCCGCGCCACTCATAACGGTTGCCCGATGCACGAGCCGCGCTGAGATCTGGGCAGGCGGTCTGCCGATGGCGGTCAGTGACCGCCTGAGGCATACGCCGGAAAACGCACGGCAAAGGTGGTCCCCGCCTGTGCGGTAGATACCACCTCGACCACACCCCCGTGGGCCTTGGCAATCTCGCTGACGATGAACAGGCCCAACCCGACACTGCGCACTTCGCCACCCGCTTCCGCCCCTCGTGTCATGGGAGAGAAAATCGTGCTCAGCTGGGTTTCGTCAATCGGATTGCCGACATTGTGCACGGCTATTTCGACGGTCCCTTGTGCTGCCGACACGCGCACGTCGATAGGGCTTTCGCCATCGCCATAGGTCACCGCATTCGAGACCAGATTGCCGAGCAATTGCGCCAGACGGTCCGCGTCGGCCTGGCAGAACAAGGCTTCGTCGCTGGCGCTGAAAGCGATTTCGCGGTGCGGGTGAAGCAGGCGCAACGAGGCGACGGCGGCCGCGATGACACGGTCCAGTTGGATGGGTGCGCGGCTCACCGCCAAACCCTGACCAATTCGCGCCTGGGTGAAGTCCAAGAGGTCGTTGATCAGGCGTTGCGAACGTGTCGTGGCCTCCCTGATGTGGCCGAGCATGGTGTCCTGCCGTTCGGTCATGTCCTGCGAACGCAGGTACTGCGCTGCCATCGACACGACCTGCAACGGGTTGCGCAGATCGTGGCTGACGATGCCGATCATCTGCTCGGCGAACAGTGCGCGATCTACGGCGAGCTCGCGCTGTCGATTCAGTTCGTGTTCCAGCACCACATGCCGCTGCAAGGCGTCCTCGGCCTGGCGCTTGGCCTGCAGCAGTTCCTGTTCGAAACGCATGCGGTCAGCCACGATGAACGCCGATACGGCGTTGAGCACCTGGCCTTCATGCTCGCGTCTTCCGGCATTGAGCACCATCGGCGCGACAGTGCCTTGCGCGGTCAAGAAGTCCAGTTTGACCTCGGTGATGAAACCCTGCATCGCCAGCAATGGCATCCAGTGCGTCTGGTAGAACATGCGGCCACCCACGGTCAGCAGTTCCTGCAGCTTGCGTGTGCCGATCAGTTGCTCGCGGGTATGGCCCAGCCACTGGCAGAACGTCTGGTTGACTTCGAGGATCAAGCCCTTTTCGTTGAT contains:
- a CDS encoding catalase family protein; this translates as MNHSSDNPLADRSLPEGGLTVTPLVFEPSFEQVPDDEAETSQELNQVMRSILDTTFEDGGHALRGVHAKAHGLVRGHITVLDGLPAPLAQGAFAVPGTLPVVMRFSTNPGDILDDKVSTPRGLGLKIVGVQGERLPGSEGDVTQDFVMQNAKAFTAATPKAFLKSLKLLAKTTDKGPGLKKAFSALLRGVESVIETMGGESGTLKSMGGHPLTHVLGETFNTVVPFLYGNHYAKLEVVPVARSLTDLTDQPVDLDGKPDGLREAVTEYFATQGGTWEVRIQLATDLEEMPIEDASKQWSEELSPFVTVARIEVPAQAAWSEESIQTINERMSFSPWHGLAAHRPLGGVMRVRKPAYEMSSGFRATHNGCPMHEPR
- a CDS encoding PAS domain-containing sensor histidine kinase, which gives rise to MSVEATGIPNAEALYQQAPCALLLINEKGLILEVNQTFCQWLGHTREQLIGTRKLQELLTVGGRMFYQTHWMPLLAMQGFITEVKLDFLTAQGTVAPMVLNAGRREHEGQVLNAVSAFIVADRMRFEQELLQAKRQAEDALQRHVVLEHELNRQRELAVDRALFAEQMIGIVSHDLRNPLQVVSMAAQYLRSQDMTERQDTMLGHIREATTRSQRLINDLLDFTQARIGQGLAVSRAPIQLDRVIAAAVASLRLLHPHREIAFSASDEALFCQADADRLAQLLGNLVSNAVTYGDGESPIDVRVSAAQGTVEIAVHNVGNPIDETQLSTIFSPMTRGAEAGGEVRSVGLGLFIVSEIAKAHGGVVEVVSTAQAGTTFAVRFPAYASGGH